The Candidatus Eisenbacteria bacterium genome window below encodes:
- the groES gene encoding co-chaperone GroES, whose product MNVKPLADRILVRRLEETETKRGGIIIPDTAKEKPQQAEVVAVGPGRVTDEGKRVALEVKAGDKILMGKYSGTEVKIDGTDYLIMREDEVLAIVG is encoded by the coding sequence ATGAATGTGAAGCCGCTCGCCGATCGAATCCTTGTCCGCCGTCTCGAGGAGACCGAGACCAAGCGCGGTGGAATCATCATCCCCGACACCGCGAAGGAGAAGCCGCAGCAGGCGGAGGTCGTCGCCGTGGGCCCCGGCCGCGTCACCGACGAGGGCAAGCGCGTCGCTCTCGAGGTGAAGGCGGGCGACAAGATCCTCATGGGCAAGTACTCGGGCACCGAGGTCAAGATCGACGGAACCGATTACCTCATCATGCGCGAGGATGAAGTCCTCGCGATCGTCGGCTGA